The following proteins come from a genomic window of Tepidiforma thermophila:
- a CDS encoding zinc dependent phospholipase C family protein encodes MPPITLHMVIARQVALDLCHPDVPADSGAYLLGATSPDIRVITRQDRYSTHFFDLNEHNHQDSVATFLATYGKLAAPEHLNPPTRAWAAGYISHLVLDEQYITGVYRPYFLRHDHLGGAMRANIMDRLLQFDLDRRYGSDPELKASICSALACTVADIETGFIDTDTLERWRQVSRDVAARNLDWDRARAMIANHLRFAGLEEEETLDAFLDSLPELLDETIAHVTDAEVEAFVQRATATARAAVERYLGCA; translated from the coding sequence ATGCCCCCCATCACCCTCCATATGGTGATCGCCCGCCAGGTCGCGCTCGACCTCTGCCACCCCGATGTCCCCGCCGATTCCGGCGCCTACCTCCTCGGCGCGACCTCACCGGATATCCGCGTCATCACCCGACAGGACCGCTACAGCACCCACTTCTTCGACCTCAACGAACATAACCACCAGGACTCGGTCGCAACCTTTCTCGCCACGTACGGAAAGCTCGCCGCGCCGGAGCACCTGAACCCGCCGACCCGCGCCTGGGCCGCCGGCTACATCTCCCACCTCGTGCTTGACGAGCAGTACATCACGGGTGTCTATCGCCCCTATTTCCTCCGCCACGACCACCTCGGCGGCGCCATGCGCGCCAACATCATGGACCGCCTCCTTCAGTTCGACCTTGACCGCCGCTACGGCTCCGACCCCGAGCTCAAGGCGTCCATCTGCAGTGCCCTGGCCTGCACTGTGGCCGATATCGAGACCGGGTTCATCGACACCGACACCCTTGAACGCTGGCGCCAGGTCTCGCGCGATGTCGCCGCTCGGAACCTCGACTGGGACCGCGCCCGCGCCATGATCGCCAATCACCTGCGCTTCGCCGGTCTCGAAGAGGAAGAAACGCTCGACGCGTTCCTCGATTCGCTCCCCGAACTGCTCGATGAGACAATCGCCCACGTTACCGACGCCGAAGTCGAAGCCTTCGTGCAGCGCGCGACGGCAACGGCACGCGCCGCCGTGGAGAGGTACCTGGGATGCGCATAA
- the hisG gene encoding ATP phosphoribosyltransferase produces the protein MIKVALPNKGVLFQPTLDLLASCGYRVGKSGSQLSAFDPENDVEFYFLRPGDIPVYVSNGILDAGITGKDLAAERGHSPELLLDLNYGDSRLCAAVPANSPVRTLEEVAGLRIATSFPNIVRQYFHGRALKLIELEGAVEISVALGIAEAVVDVVDTGTTLRQAGLRIVGEPLFVSNAALYAHPERADHPPVRVLRSRIEGRLVALDYMMVEYDCPGTILQQACEITPGLESPTITQLQREGWYSVKAMVRRKEAHRIMDELSSIGCRGILLTNIESARI, from the coding sequence GTGATCAAGGTTGCCCTGCCGAACAAAGGGGTCCTCTTCCAGCCGACGCTCGACCTCCTCGCGTCGTGCGGGTACCGCGTCGGCAAAAGCGGCAGCCAGCTCTCGGCCTTCGACCCCGAAAACGATGTGGAGTTCTACTTCCTCCGTCCGGGCGACATCCCCGTCTACGTATCGAACGGCATCCTCGATGCCGGAATTACCGGGAAGGACCTTGCTGCCGAGCGAGGTCACAGCCCCGAACTGCTCCTCGACCTTAACTACGGCGATTCACGTCTCTGCGCCGCTGTCCCCGCTAACTCGCCGGTCCGGACGCTCGAGGAAGTCGCCGGCCTGCGCATCGCGACCTCCTTTCCCAACATCGTCCGGCAGTACTTCCATGGCCGCGCTCTGAAGCTGATTGAGCTGGAAGGCGCCGTGGAAATCTCCGTCGCGCTCGGCATCGCCGAAGCGGTCGTCGATGTCGTCGATACCGGGACCACCCTGCGGCAGGCCGGGCTCCGGATCGTCGGCGAACCGCTCTTCGTCTCGAACGCCGCCCTGTATGCCCACCCCGAGCGCGCCGACCATCCGCCCGTCCGGGTGCTCCGCAGCCGTATCGAGGGCCGCCTGGTCGCCCTCGATTACATGATGGTCGAGTACGACTGCCCGGGGACGATCCTCCAGCAGGCCTGTGAAATAACACCTGGCCTCGAATCGCCCACCATCACGCAGCTCCAGCGTGAAGGCTGGTACTCGGTCAAGGCGATGGTCCGCCGCAAGGAGGCCCACCGCATCATGGACGAGCTGTCCAGCATCGGTTGCCGCGGCATTCTCCTGACGAACATCGAGAGCGCCCGCATCTAA
- the hisE gene encoding phosphoribosyl-ATP diphosphatase, with amino-acid sequence MPEGSGTAALLAQGPHAIGKKLVEEAAEAWMAARYESREALAGELSQVLYYVACMMAAADLTLDEVYRTL; translated from the coding sequence ATGCCCGAAGGCTCCGGCACCGCCGCCCTGCTCGCGCAGGGGCCGCATGCGATCGGAAAGAAGCTCGTCGAAGAGGCTGCCGAGGCCTGGATGGCTGCCCGCTACGAATCGCGCGAGGCGCTCGCCGGAGAGCTCTCGCAGGTGCTCTACTACGTCGCCTGTATGATGGCCGCCGCCGACCTCACGCTCGATGAGGTGTACCGCACCCTGTGA
- a CDS encoding biotin--[acetyl-CoA-carboxylase] ligase codes for MNNVMPPFDFARFQSLLTTTLVGRSLVYRPVVGSTMDLARREAAEGAVHGTAVFAEEQTAGRGRRGRAFFSPAGANIYVTFVLRCSLELHRTLPVRIPVAVAQAIAGVIPQAAIKWPNDIWVGRLKVCGMLIDGELEAEGPVAFPGIGINVNFDPSTAQPDLVGIATSLSALLGQPVDREALFASVCNELERALQSPLGAILARYRERNLVLGRRVHVSPVGGEPFEALAVDLDDAGALVVERDSGVRETVTAADVSVRPAAT; via the coding sequence ATGAACAACGTCATGCCGCCCTTCGACTTCGCACGCTTCCAGTCGCTGCTGACGACCACCCTGGTGGGCCGCTCCCTCGTCTACCGCCCCGTCGTCGGCTCGACCATGGACCTCGCCAGGCGCGAGGCCGCCGAAGGCGCCGTCCACGGCACCGCCGTCTTCGCCGAGGAGCAGACCGCCGGCCGCGGCCGGCGCGGCCGCGCCTTCTTCAGCCCCGCCGGCGCGAACATCTACGTCACCTTCGTCCTCCGCTGCAGCCTCGAACTGCACCGAACCCTCCCGGTCCGCATCCCGGTCGCAGTCGCCCAAGCCATAGCCGGGGTCATCCCCCAGGCGGCGATCAAGTGGCCGAACGACATCTGGGTCGGCCGCCTGAAGGTCTGCGGGATGCTCATCGACGGCGAACTCGAGGCCGAGGGCCCCGTTGCCTTCCCCGGCATCGGCATCAACGTCAATTTCGACCCCTCCACGGCACAGCCGGACCTGGTCGGTATCGCGACCTCGCTCTCGGCACTGCTCGGGCAGCCGGTCGACCGGGAAGCGCTCTTCGCCAGCGTGTGCAACGAACTGGAACGGGCCCTCCAGTCGCCGCTCGGCGCCATCCTTGCCCGGTACCGCGAGCGCAACCTTGTACTCGGACGGCGCGTGCACGTCAGCCCGGTCGGGGGCGAGCCCTTCGAAGCGCTCGCCGTCGACCTCGACGACGCCGGCGCCCTTGTTGTCGAGCGCGATTCCGGTGTGCGCGAAACCGTCACCGCGGCCGACGTGTCCGTCCGCCCGGCGGCGACATGA
- the rpsB gene encoding 30S ribosomal protein S2 produces the protein MKQLLEAGVHFGHQTRRWNPKMRQFIFTERNGIHIIDLQQTVTRLEAAINFVRDVVASGADVLIVGTKKQARETVEAEAKRAGLPYVNNRWLGGTLTNFRTIQQRIRHLRELEAAMERGDFARLPKREQLEIQNEIERMNRYFGGIKNMDRLPGAVFIIDTVKEAIAVSECVRLGIPIVSLVDTNCDPDPIAYPIPSNDDAIRAIKLILGKIADAAIEGRAMRESGVAPGTQVEELARSAEGAGVYTASPEDEAPAEAGTRVTVISMQAADAAQTQAQE, from the coding sequence ATGAAGCAGCTGCTCGAAGCGGGCGTTCACTTCGGGCACCAGACCCGCCGCTGGAACCCGAAGATGCGTCAGTTCATTTTCACCGAGCGGAACGGCATCCACATCATCGACCTTCAGCAGACGGTGACCCGGCTCGAAGCGGCCATCAACTTCGTACGCGATGTCGTCGCCTCGGGAGCAGATGTGCTGATCGTCGGCACGAAGAAGCAGGCTCGCGAAACCGTCGAAGCGGAGGCGAAGCGCGCCGGTCTCCCGTACGTCAACAACCGCTGGCTCGGCGGCACGCTGACCAACTTCCGGACGATCCAGCAGCGGATTCGCCACCTTCGCGAACTGGAGGCGGCGATGGAGCGGGGGGATTTCGCCCGGCTCCCGAAGCGCGAGCAGCTCGAAATCCAGAACGAGATCGAGCGGATGAACCGGTACTTCGGCGGCATCAAGAACATGGACCGGCTGCCCGGCGCCGTGTTCATCATCGATACCGTTAAGGAGGCGATCGCCGTCTCCGAGTGCGTCCGGCTCGGCATCCCGATCGTGTCGCTGGTCGATACCAACTGCGACCCGGACCCGATCGCGTACCCCATCCCGAGCAACGACGACGCAATCCGCGCGATCAAGCTGATCCTCGGGAAGATTGCCGACGCCGCCATCGAGGGCCGCGCGATGCGGGAATCGGGGGTGGCGCCGGGTACCCAGGTCGAGGAGCTGGCACGATCGGCCGAAGGCGCCGGTGTCTACACCGCGTCGCCCGAGGACGAGGCACCAGCCGAGGCGGGCACCCGCGTGACCGTCATCAGCATGCAGGCGGCTGACGCCGCCCAGACCCAGGCACAGGAGTAA
- a CDS encoding elongation factor Ts, with translation MIKELREETGAGVMDAKRALEEAGGDKAKAKQILRERGIAAAAKRQDRETSNGVVDAYIHAGGRIGVLVEVNCETDFVANTEEFRQLARNIAMQIAAMSPQVVSADDPERAKYEGPDEEVVLLAQPFIRDASKTIKDLVQDAIARTGENIRVRRFVRFELGR, from the coding sequence ATGATCAAAGAGCTCCGGGAAGAGACCGGGGCAGGGGTGATGGACGCAAAGCGCGCGCTCGAAGAGGCGGGCGGCGACAAGGCGAAGGCGAAGCAGATCCTGCGCGAGCGCGGTATCGCCGCGGCAGCGAAGCGCCAGGACCGGGAGACGAGCAACGGCGTGGTCGATGCATATATCCACGCCGGCGGCCGCATCGGCGTGCTCGTTGAGGTCAATTGCGAAACGGATTTCGTGGCAAATACCGAGGAGTTCCGCCAGCTCGCGCGGAACATTGCGATGCAGATCGCGGCGATGAGCCCGCAGGTCGTCTCGGCCGATGACCCCGAGCGCGCGAAGTATGAGGGCCCGGACGAGGAGGTTGTCCTGCTCGCCCAGCCGTTCATCCGCGACGCCAGCAAGACCATCAAGGACCTGGTGCAGGATGCCATCGCCCGGACCGGTGAGAACATCCGCGTGCGCCGATTCGTGCGCTTCGAACTTGGGCGGTAG
- the pyrH gene encoding UMP kinase translates to MTGHGRGRYRRALVKLSGEALMGSRPFGIDPVTLNDLARQIKQAVDEGVQVAVSVGGGNFWRGATVAETGMDRATADYAGMLGTIMNALALQDALEKRGAVVRTQTALPIAQVAEPYIRRRAIRHLEKGRVVIFAAGTGNPFMTTDTAGALRAIETDCEVLLMAKNGVDGVYDADPAKVPGAKKFEHVTHIEAIQRRLQVMDITALSMCMEHHMPIVVFDVAAPDAVYRALRGDTIGTLVSASPEPAAHP, encoded by the coding sequence ATGACCGGGCACGGCCGCGGGCGGTATCGGCGGGCGCTCGTCAAGCTGAGCGGCGAGGCGCTGATGGGCTCGCGGCCGTTCGGCATCGACCCGGTAACCCTGAACGACCTTGCCCGGCAGATTAAGCAGGCGGTCGATGAGGGCGTGCAGGTTGCCGTGTCGGTCGGCGGCGGGAACTTCTGGCGGGGCGCGACCGTTGCCGAGACGGGAATGGACCGGGCGACCGCCGACTACGCCGGGATGCTCGGCACCATCATGAACGCCCTGGCGCTGCAGGATGCCCTGGAGAAGCGCGGCGCCGTGGTCCGGACGCAGACGGCGCTGCCGATCGCGCAGGTCGCCGAGCCGTACATCCGGCGGCGGGCGATCCGCCACCTCGAGAAGGGGCGCGTGGTGATTTTCGCCGCGGGGACGGGGAACCCGTTCATGACGACCGACACGGCGGGCGCCCTGCGCGCCATCGAGACCGATTGCGAAGTGCTCCTGATGGCAAAGAACGGGGTGGATGGCGTGTACGACGCGGACCCCGCAAAGGTGCCCGGGGCAAAGAAGTTCGAGCACGTCACGCACATCGAGGCGATCCAGCGGCGGCTGCAGGTGATGGACATCACCGCGCTGAGCATGTGCATGGAGCACCACATGCCGATCGTGGTGTTCGATGTGGCCGCACCGGACGCGGTGTACCGGGCGCTCCGCGGCGATACCATTGGGACGCTGGTTTCGGCTTCGCCGGAGCCGGCGGCACATCCCTGA
- the frr gene encoding ribosome recycling factor encodes MADAEEILLEADEKMDHSVEALRRELNGVRTGRAHPSLIETLMVDYYGALTPLKQLGTINAPEPRLLTVTVWDRSAVPAIQKAIQASDLGLNPAIDGQVLRLPIPPLTEQRRKELVKLVHHKAEDARVAVRNVRRHAHEELRKLEKEGGMSQDELRRAEDELQKLTDRHIATIDAETKKKEAELLEV; translated from the coding sequence ATGGCGGATGCTGAGGAGATCCTCCTCGAAGCCGACGAGAAGATGGACCACTCGGTGGAGGCGCTGCGGCGGGAGCTGAATGGCGTGCGCACCGGGCGGGCCCACCCGAGCCTGATCGAAACGCTGATGGTTGACTACTATGGCGCGCTGACGCCGCTCAAGCAGCTCGGCACGATCAATGCGCCGGAGCCGCGGCTGCTGACAGTGACGGTCTGGGACCGGAGCGCGGTCCCCGCAATCCAGAAGGCGATCCAGGCGAGCGACCTCGGCCTCAACCCGGCCATTGACGGACAGGTCCTTCGGCTTCCGATCCCGCCGCTGACCGAGCAGCGGCGCAAGGAGCTGGTGAAGCTCGTACACCACAAGGCCGAGGACGCTCGTGTGGCCGTGCGGAACGTCCGGCGCCACGCGCATGAGGAGCTGCGCAAGCTGGAGAAAGAAGGCGGCATGTCGCAGGATGAACTGCGGCGAGCCGAAGATGAGCTGCAAAAGCTCACCGACCGGCACATCGCGACCATCGACGCTGAAACCAAGAAGAAAGAGGCGGAGCTCCTTGAGGTCTGA
- a CDS encoding isoprenyl transferase, with product MRSEPGQPGTLGKPAEYLGDLISPISGGRIPRHVAIIMDGNGRWATQRGLPRAAGHRAGTENIRRVIERFADHGVQYLTLYAFSTENWNRPQREVRALIRLLRYFIRRELDNLHRNGIRLQMLGHIETLPEWLQQQVRDAIALTRENDRMVLNICFSYGGRDDIVMAIRGMLADGVRAEEVTEELVSRYLMTAGMPDPDLVIRTAGEQRISNFLLWQSAYAELYFTDTYWPDFGREDTDIALAEYGRRKRKFGGLLEEDLEAFREPSS from the coding sequence TTGAGGTCTGAGCCCGGCCAGCCCGGCACGCTCGGCAAGCCGGCCGAGTACCTCGGAGACCTGATTTCGCCGATCTCCGGAGGCCGGATTCCGCGCCATGTCGCGATCATCATGGACGGGAACGGCCGGTGGGCCACCCAGCGTGGCCTGCCGCGGGCGGCCGGCCACCGTGCCGGCACGGAGAACATCCGGCGGGTCATCGAGCGGTTCGCCGACCACGGGGTGCAGTACCTCACGCTATACGCGTTCAGCACGGAGAACTGGAACCGGCCCCAGCGCGAGGTGCGGGCGCTCATCCGGCTGCTGCGCTACTTCATCCGGCGGGAGCTGGACAACCTCCACCGGAACGGCATTCGGCTGCAGATGCTGGGCCATATCGAGACGCTGCCGGAATGGCTGCAGCAGCAGGTCCGTGACGCCATTGCGCTCACCCGGGAGAACGACCGGATGGTGCTGAACATCTGCTTCAGCTACGGCGGGCGGGACGACATCGTGATGGCGATCCGCGGGATGCTTGCCGACGGCGTCCGGGCGGAGGAGGTCACGGAAGAGCTGGTCAGCCGGTACCTGATGACCGCCGGGATGCCAGACCCCGACCTGGTGATCCGCACGGCAGGCGAGCAGCGGATTTCGAACTTCCTGCTCTGGCAGTCGGCCTACGCGGAGCTGTACTTCACCGATACCTACTGGCCGGATTTCGGCCGGGAGGACACCGACATCGCGCTGGCGGAGTACGGCCGCCGGAAGCGGAAGTTCGGCGGGCTGCTCGAGGAGGACCTCGAAGCGTTCCGCGAGCCGTCCTCCTGA
- a CDS encoding phosphatidate cytidylyltransferase, with translation MSNLQQRLLTAAAGLPVVVGLGWIGGWPFALAVALVSLLASLEFVHGWLIPSRPIREAVVHIPTIAIAPLTATAAHLDARFVLMGAAFAAVFAALGYAPTQAFGPRKPFRVFAGCTLYLGVLASMLVLVRDAPNGREWFFIGLLSTFAVDTGAYAVGRAFGRHRMAPRISPKKTWEGAAGGYAAGMAAVLGLNALFDTGVGASTALHLAVALPIAAMAGDLFESWMKRRMGVKDASGLLPGHGGFMDRLDSVLFVFPIVALFLRLRVL, from the coding sequence GTGTCGAACCTGCAGCAGCGCCTCCTGACGGCCGCCGCCGGTTTGCCGGTCGTGGTGGGACTTGGGTGGATTGGCGGGTGGCCGTTCGCGCTGGCCGTTGCGCTTGTCTCGCTGCTGGCTTCGCTGGAGTTCGTGCACGGGTGGCTCATCCCGAGCCGCCCTATTCGCGAGGCCGTGGTCCATATCCCGACCATCGCGATTGCGCCGCTTACCGCTACTGCGGCGCACCTCGACGCGCGGTTTGTGCTGATGGGCGCGGCATTTGCGGCGGTGTTCGCCGCGCTGGGATACGCGCCGACGCAGGCGTTCGGGCCGCGGAAGCCGTTCCGGGTGTTCGCCGGGTGCACGCTTTACCTGGGCGTGCTGGCGTCGATGCTCGTTCTGGTGCGCGATGCGCCGAACGGGCGGGAGTGGTTCTTCATCGGGCTCCTCTCGACGTTTGCGGTCGATACCGGCGCCTACGCGGTCGGCCGGGCGTTCGGACGCCACCGCATGGCGCCGCGCATCAGCCCCAAGAAAACCTGGGAAGGAGCAGCCGGGGGTTACGCTGCGGGCATGGCCGCGGTGCTCGGCCTGAACGCCCTGTTCGACACCGGCGTCGGCGCGTCGACAGCGCTGCACCTCGCCGTCGCGCTCCCGATTGCGGCGATGGCGGGCGATCTATTCGAGAGCTGGATGAAGCGGCGCATGGGGGTGAAGGACGCGAGCGGGCTGCTGCCGGGCCACGGCGGCTTTATGGACCGCCTCGACTCGGTCCTGTTCGTCTTCCCGATCGTCGCGCTGTTCCTGCGGCTGCGGGTGCTCTGA
- a CDS encoding alpha/beta fold hydrolase has product MEMTEFAHREATVNGIRMHYVEAGDGEPVVFLHGFPESWYSWRHQLRALRERYQVIAPDQRGYNLTEARGPYDTETLQADILCLLDHLGIERAHIVGHDWGAVIAWLLAMQHGDRLKSLAVCNLPHPAIFRRHVLRPRQALRSWYVLFFQLPFLPELALSAGGYHRLARRMIRECRPGTFTKEDIREFLAGWRRQGLSGGINWYRALLRHPPRIPDPVPLITVPTLLIWGDEDRYLGKELTEGTDQYVAKLRVVHLPGVSHWVQQEAPDEVNRLLLEHLAGAEG; this is encoded by the coding sequence ATGGAGATGACGGAGTTCGCCCACAGGGAAGCGACGGTCAATGGAATTCGAATGCATTATGTCGAGGCTGGGGACGGCGAGCCAGTCGTGTTTCTGCACGGCTTCCCGGAATCGTGGTACTCGTGGCGGCACCAGCTGCGTGCGCTGCGCGAGCGATACCAGGTCATTGCACCCGACCAGCGGGGGTACAACCTGACCGAGGCGCGCGGACCCTACGATACGGAGACGCTCCAGGCCGACATCCTCTGCCTGCTCGACCATCTCGGCATCGAACGGGCGCACATTGTGGGGCACGACTGGGGCGCCGTCATCGCCTGGCTGCTGGCGATGCAGCACGGTGACCGCCTGAAGAGCCTGGCCGTCTGCAATCTGCCCCACCCGGCGATTTTCCGGCGGCATGTGCTGCGGCCCCGGCAGGCGCTGCGGTCGTGGTACGTGCTGTTCTTTCAGCTGCCTTTCCTGCCCGAGCTGGCGCTTTCGGCCGGCGGGTACCACCGGCTTGCGCGGAGGATGATCCGCGAATGCCGGCCGGGGACGTTCACGAAAGAGGACATCCGGGAGTTCCTCGCCGGCTGGCGGAGGCAGGGACTCTCGGGCGGCATCAACTGGTACCGCGCGCTGCTGCGCCACCCGCCGCGCATCCCCGACCCGGTACCGCTCATCACCGTGCCGACACTTCTCATTTGGGGTGACGAAGACCGCTATCTCGGCAAAGAGCTAACCGAGGGCACCGACCAGTACGTGGCGAAACTGCGCGTTGTGCACCTGCCGGGCGTGAGCCACTGGGTCCAGCAGGAGGCCCCGGATGAGGTCAACCGGCTGCTGCTCGAGCACCTCGCGGGCGCCGAGGGATGA
- a CDS encoding TVP38/TMEM64 family protein — protein MSEPATTTRPSLMEIEEQLTGGETPLLLRRRVVTGLVVLFLLVVIAYWATSEYFGISYTIEAEPFRDWVDGFGILGPIVFVAVMALSVLFAPVPNAPIFMAAGLAWGPVLGTLYCMAGLVLGSAVAFWVARRFGRRHLPRLIGRRNAERIDTLVLEMGGRVVFWSRMIPAVNFDWISFVAGMTAIPFRVFIVYSALGMLFPTAVAVVAGDGLGRDARITLAAGGVWLGVIVASAAVYWRRRANGRRRNGGAP, from the coding sequence ATGAGCGAGCCAGCGACGACGACGCGGCCCAGCCTCATGGAGATCGAGGAGCAGTTGACGGGGGGCGAAACGCCGCTCCTCCTGAGGCGGAGGGTGGTCACCGGTCTCGTGGTGCTGTTCCTGCTGGTGGTGATTGCCTACTGGGCGACGAGCGAGTACTTCGGCATCTCGTACACCATTGAGGCGGAGCCGTTTCGCGACTGGGTCGACGGGTTCGGCATTCTCGGTCCGATTGTCTTCGTCGCGGTTATGGCGCTGTCGGTGCTGTTCGCACCCGTACCGAATGCGCCAATCTTCATGGCGGCCGGGCTGGCATGGGGCCCGGTGCTCGGCACGCTGTACTGCATGGCCGGGCTGGTGCTGGGCTCAGCGGTGGCATTCTGGGTTGCGCGGCGGTTCGGACGGCGGCATCTGCCTCGCCTGATCGGCCGAAGGAACGCTGAACGGATCGACACGCTGGTCCTCGAAATGGGCGGGCGGGTGGTGTTCTGGTCGCGGATGATCCCGGCGGTGAACTTCGACTGGATTAGTTTCGTGGCCGGGATGACGGCGATCCCGTTCCGGGTGTTCATTGTGTATTCGGCCCTGGGCATGCTGTTTCCAACGGCAGTGGCGGTGGTCGCCGGCGATGGGCTGGGGCGCGACGCCCGCATTACGCTTGCTGCCGGCGGAGTGTGGCTCGGAGTCATTGTGGCGAGCGCGGCGGTGTACTGGCGTCGGCGAGCCAACGGGCGGCGGCGGAACGGCGGGGCGCCGTAA
- a CDS encoding N-acetyltransferase, which translates to MIQVQPARLADAAAIHALVTYWADRGDMLHRPIGEIYEAIRDFKVARIDGEIVGCGSLHIMGPDLAEIRSLAVAESAQGRGVGAAIVAACVDDAREFGLERVFALTYRPGFFEKQGFRLANVMEFPQKVWNECVRCPFFTNCKEVAVVLDLRGPDLAVPLA; encoded by the coding sequence ATGATCCAGGTCCAGCCCGCCCGGCTCGCCGATGCCGCGGCAATCCACGCCCTCGTGACCTACTGGGCCGACCGCGGCGACATGCTGCACCGGCCCATCGGCGAAATCTACGAAGCGATCCGCGACTTCAAGGTTGCCCGCATCGACGGCGAAATCGTCGGCTGCGGCTCGCTCCATATCATGGGCCCCGACCTCGCCGAAATCCGCTCGCTCGCCGTGGCCGAATCCGCCCAGGGCAGAGGCGTCGGAGCGGCCATCGTCGCGGCCTGCGTCGACGATGCCCGCGAATTCGGCCTCGAACGGGTCTTCGCCCTGACCTACCGGCCGGGCTTCTTCGAAAAGCAGGGCTTCCGCCTCGCGAACGTCATGGAATTCCCGCAGAAGGTCTGGAACGAGTGCGTCCGCTGTCCGTTTTTCACCAACTGCAAAGAAGTGGCCGTCGTCCTCGACCTCCGCGGGCCTGACCTCGCCGTGCCCCTCGCATAA
- a CDS encoding methionyl-tRNA formyltransferase produces MRVVVMGQAAFGEAVFRRLRDDGFDVVGASAPGPSGGRHDPLWAAAEAAGVPVVETRALKDSAGQEAWAALKPDLCVMAFVTEIIPHEVLELPRLGSIQYHPSLLPLHRGSSAINWAIIFGRTETGLTIFWPDRGIDTGPILLQRRCPIGPDDTVGSVYFERLFPMGVEAMSEAARLVREGRAPRIEQDHAKATYEPPCRDEHAQIRWYEPADRVYALIRGCNPQPGAWTTVEGGRLRIFDCRLTGEEAPGMPGRVLRVDEGTFDVRLNGGVLRVMRVQPEGEKKIPAGEWAAQAGIAPGYRFR; encoded by the coding sequence ATGCGTGTCGTCGTGATGGGGCAGGCTGCGTTCGGCGAGGCGGTCTTCCGGCGGCTGCGAGACGACGGGTTTGACGTCGTGGGCGCGAGCGCTCCGGGGCCGTCGGGCGGGCGGCACGATCCGCTCTGGGCTGCTGCTGAAGCGGCCGGGGTGCCGGTCGTCGAGACGCGGGCGCTGAAGGATTCCGCCGGGCAGGAGGCATGGGCCGCGCTCAAACCGGACCTCTGCGTGATGGCGTTCGTGACGGAGATCATCCCGCATGAGGTGCTCGAGCTTCCGCGGCTGGGGAGCATCCAGTACCACCCGAGCCTGCTCCCGCTGCACCGGGGCTCATCGGCGATCAACTGGGCCATCATCTTCGGAAGGACGGAGACCGGGCTGACGATTTTCTGGCCGGACCGTGGCATCGACACGGGGCCGATCCTGCTCCAGCGGCGGTGCCCCATCGGTCCGGACGATACGGTGGGGTCGGTCTACTTCGAACGGCTTTTCCCGATGGGCGTGGAGGCGATGTCGGAGGCGGCACGGCTCGTACGCGAGGGGCGGGCGCCGCGCATCGAGCAGGACCACGCGAAAGCGACGTACGAGCCGCCCTGCAGGGACGAGCACGCCCAGATCCGCTGGTACGAGCCGGCCGACCGGGTGTATGCGCTCATCCGGGGCTGCAATCCCCAGCCGGGGGCGTGGACAACGGTGGAAGGCGGCCGGCTGCGGATCTTCGACTGCCGCCTGACGGGGGAGGAGGCCCCGGGCATGCCGGGCCGGGTTCTCCGGGTCGACGAGGGCACATTCGACGTGCGCCTGAACGGCGGAGTGCTGCGGGTCATGCGCGTGCAACCGGAGGGAGAGAAGAAAATTCCGGCCGGAGAGTGGGCGGCACAGGCCGGGATCGCGCCGGGCTACCGGTTCCGCTAG